From the Fusobacterium ulcerans ATCC 49185 genome, the window AAGGGAAGTTTTTCCAGAACCTATACCTCCAATTATTCCAATATTTTCACCTTTTTTTATCTTTAGATTTACATTTTCAAGTATATAGTTATCAGTGTTATCATAAGAAAATGAAACGTTTTTAAATTCAATAACAGTATCAGTGAATATTCTTTCAAATTCTTCTTCAGACATATTAATTACATCTTCAAAAAGAACTTCTTTTACTCTTCGGTATGATATAGCAGTTCTGCTATACAGTGTAAATAGGAAAGAAAGTGCATTCATAGAGAACAGAAGCATATTAAGGTAATTTATAAATGCAACAACTTCTCCAAGGTGCATTTTTCCATAATTTACTCTGAGACCTCCAAACCATAATACAGCTACCACTCCAATATTCATTACAAGAGTAATAAATGGAAGCTTGCTTGCCATTAGATTATCAGCTTCAATTGTTTTTAATTTAAGGTCATCATTCTTTTCTTTAAATCTTTCAGCTTCAATTTTTTCTTTTGAAAGAGCACGAATAACTCTTATTCCAGTAAGATTTTCCCTCATTACCAATGTGAGATTATCAAGTTTTTTCTGTACTTCAGCATATATACCAAAAGATTTTTTCATATAGTACATAGTAGTTCCAACAATAGTAGGAACTATGAAGATAAAAATCACAGCCAGAACAGGATTGATGGTTACAGCCATAATTACGGCTCCTATACCTGTTACAAGACCTCTCAGCACCATTCTTATACACATAAGAAACATATTCATAATTTGATCTACATCTTTAGTCATTCTTGTAATAAGAGATGCCTGTGTAAATTTATTAAGATGTACAAAATTGAAGCTTTGTATTTTAGTAAATACTTTATCTCTGAGAGATGCTCCAAAGTTTTGAGTTGTGTGAACAGAAAAGTAATTACAGAAGATAGAACATATATATCCTCCCAATGCAATGGCTACCATGGTTCCACCCATTTTAGTAATATATGTTAAATCTTTGTTAGAAACACCTATATCTATTATTTTAGCCATTATTAGAGGAAGAGATAAATCACAGAAGGCTTCCCCCATTTTGAAGAGTGAGGCTAATATAGCTTTAGGTATGAAAGGTTTAAAAATTTTGAACATCATTCCTCCTAAATGTTTATGTATATTTTCCATTTATAATTTTACCATAAAAACTGTAAGAAACAAATACTTTCATAATCAAAATTTTAGGATATAAAAAAAGGAACTAAGTTTCCTTAGTTCCGATTAAATTCAATTCTAAATCAATTATTTAGTTTTGATGTTAGCTGCTTGAGGTCCTTTTTGACCTTCAATTACATCATAAGTAACTTCTTCATTTTCATTTAAAGTTTTGAATCCATCTTTTTGGATTTGAGAGAAGTGAGCGAATATATCTTTTCCATCCTCACCAGTAATAAATCCAAATCCTTTTTCTTGGTTAAACCATTTAACTGTACCTTTCATTTGTTTCCTCCATAAATATAATTTTTTAATGATATAACTTGTGATATTTTGGCAATAGTTATGACAAACTATCAGGTATAAATTTAATACTTAGGAAGATACTTCTTGAAAGACCTTTAAATATTAAAACCTCAAAACTCATAAATCTTTTATCACTACAAGAAATATTATACACTATTTTTTATAAAATGTATAGCTTTATTTTTAAAATTGACATATAGCAGGCAAAATAGTATAATATATAAGGTTAAATAAAGAAAAAAGCAGGTGGGCGGCTGATAACCCATCTGCTTTTATTTTTTTAGGAGGAAAATTAATGCTGGATAAATTGAAACTAGATAAAAGATTCATAAAAACTTTGCTGGTACTAGCAGTTCCAATAATATTACAAAGTTTAGTAACAGCTTCATTAAATCTTTTGGACAATCTTATGATAGGAAGTTTGGGAGAAAATGAAATAGCTGCAGTGGGAATATCAAATCAATTCTATATGGTGTATTATTACTCTATAATGGGAATAACTCTGGGAGCTGGAATATTTATGTCACAGTTTTGGGGGAAAAAAGATATATCAAGTATACATAAATTTTTAGGAATATCTCTTGTATTTGGAATGGGAGCAACAATATTTTTTGCTTTGGCAGCCTTTTTTATTCCAGATAAGATAATGAGTATATTTACTAAAGAGGCAGTAGTAATATCCTTAGGAAGAGATTATTTAAGAGTAGTGGCTCTAAGTTATATTTTTACTACTGTATCTTTGGCTTTTGCAGCATCGCTTAGGAGTATAGGACAGACTAAAGTACCAATGTATGGAAGCCTTGTAGGGCTTATGTTCAATGGAATACTTAACTATATATTCATATTTGGAAAATTTGGTGCACCTGCTATGGGAGTTGCAGGAGCAGCTCTGGGAACAACTGTATCAAGATGTATGGAACTTTCTTTTATTCTTTTTATCATATATAAGAACAAGAATATAGTAGCAGGAAGTCTATCACAGCTTTTAGATTTTGATTTTTCTCTTGTAATAAAGTTTTTCAAAACAGCTACACCAGTTATTTTTAATGATGTAATGTGGATAGGAGGAATAACAGCATATTTTGTAGCCTATTCAAAATTGGGAACAAATGCTACTGCAACTATGCAGATAGCAAATACTATAAATAATGTATTTAATATATTTGGAATAGGAATAGCATCAGCTTCTGCTATATTAATAGGAAATAAGATTGGAGCTGGACTTGAAGAGGAAGCAAAACAAGATGCTTTGAAAATATCAGTTTTTGGAGTAATGATTGGAGTAATCATAGGAGCAGTATTCTTTGCAGTAGCTCCATTGATAGCAATGCTTTTTAAGATAACTCCAGAGACTTATCACAATGTAATAATTGTACTTAGAATAATGGCAGCAGCTCTTCCATTGAGATTTTTTGGAATAGTACAGATTATTGGTGTGCTTCGTGGAGGAGGAGATGTTCTTTATGCTATAATGACAGAACTTATAGCTGTATGGTGTATTGGAGTTCCATTGTCATTTTTAGGAGCAGTATATTTTAAATTCCCAATAATCTTTGTGTACCTTATGGTATGTCTAGAGGAACCATTTAAAGTAGCAGCTACTATTCCAAGACTTCGTTCAGGAAAGTGGATAAAGAATTTAATAAGGTAAGATAGAAAAAATATTTTGTAGTTATGAGATTTTTTTATGAAAAAATAATTAAAATTTATTTAAAAGAAAATAATAAAGTTTATAATGTTCAAAGGAATGAAATAGGAAATTGAAAGACAGAGAGTAAAATCTCTGTTTTTTGCTGAGATAAAATATAAGTTTTGATAAGAAAAGGAATAATGATATATAAATCGTAAACAATATCATAACAATAATAAAATACAAACTAAAGAATTAGGAGGCATAAATATGTTTATTGATGTTTTTATTGATGTTTTATCTCATAATGGTGTAGTATCTATTACAACATGGGCAGATAATTCGGTTCATGTTTCTAATACATGGAATAAGTATTTACAAATAGTGGATAATAAAATTTTAATTCCAGCTGCTTGGCTGCATAAAACTGAAAAAAATATAAAAATAAATAATCAGGTTATAATAACATTAGGAAGTCCTGATGTTCAAGGTAAAATAGGAATGGGAACTGGATTTGTAGTAGAAGGAACAGCTACTTTTCTTGATTCAGGAAAAGAATATGATATGATGAAAGAAAAATTCCCATTTTTAACAAGAGTATTGGAAATAACTCCCAAAAATATAAGACAAACAATTTAAATAATACCTAAAAATAGAGGCAGAGATTTATTCTCTGTTTTTTTTTGTAAAAAAAGTTCTATCAGATGACAATATTCCGGTTTTTATAACGTAAATACGTTTAAAAATATACAAAAGAAACTTTTTTAGAATTTTATGTATTTTTTATTGACATAAAATAAAAAATGTTATATATTTATACCAAGAAGATAATGTATATACATCAATTAAACGTATTTACGGTATAAAAAAGGAGGTGTAATAAAATTGTATGAAGAATTATTAAAAACATTAAGGGAAGAAAAAATAGTAGCAATATTAAGAGACGTTCCTTTAGAAAAATTTGAAGATACATTAGATATTTTAAAAGAAGAGGGAATAAAAATACTTGAAATAACTTTGAATAGTAAAGATGTAGAAAAACAATTTGAAATAGTGAATAGAAAATATTCTAATGATTTTATAATAGGAGCAGGAACAGTAGTAACGTTAAAGGGGTTAGATTTTGCAGCAAAAAATGGTGCTAAATTTATACTTACACCTAATCTAGATGAAGAAATACTAAAGGAAGCAGAAAGAATTGGAATGTTTTGTGTATGTGGTTTTTTCACAGCTTCAGAAGCTATGAAAGCTAAAAAATACAGCTGCTGCAAGATTTTAAAATTATTCCCAGCAGGAGAAATACCATTCTCTTATTTAAAATCTTTGAGAGGACCAATTAATGATCTTGAATGTATGGCAGTGGGAGGAGTTAACAGAAACAACGTTTCTGAGTTCCTAAAAGCAGGATTCAGCTGTCTTGGTATAGGAAGTTCTCTAGTAGATAACAAACTTATAAAAGCAGAAAAATTTGATGAATTAAGAGAAAATATAATTGCTATAAAAAAAGCTGCTGAAAGTTTTTAGCAAGGAAATGGTGAGAATGAAAAAAATAGTAACAATTGATGCAGGAACTTCTAATTTAAGAATCAGAATTGTAGAAGGAAAAAATATAATTTTTGAAAGAAAAGAAAATTATGGAGTGAAAATTGGAAAAGAAAAATTTGAAAATGAACTATACAAGCTTCTAAAAGAATGTATAAGAGAGAATAGAATAGAAAAAGAAGAAATTGAATGTGTAATTGCTTCTGGAATGATAACATCATCTTTAGGATTAATGGAAATTGAGCATTTACATGTTCCAGTATCTTTAGAGAAATTTTCGAAGAATATAAAAAAAGTTAAATTCTTTGAATTTGAAATATACTTGATAACAGGAATAAAAGTAGAGAAAGAATATTTTAAAGATGAACATCTAAAAAGTATAGATGTAATAAGGGGAGAAGAGGTAGAAGTATTTGGAATACTTGAAGAGATAAAAGTAGAAGAGCCAGTACTTGTAATTCTTCCAGGATCACATAATAAATTTATAGAGATATCTGATGGAAATATAGTTGATCTTCTTACAACTATGAGTGGAGAAATCTATGATGTAATGACAAAATACACTATATTAAAAACTTCTGTAGATGAAAAATTTGCTGATAAAATAGAAAAAAAATATTTGTCTTTGGGGAACAAGGCAGGTAGAAAATATGGAATAAATCAAGGTTCGTTTATGTTGAGAGGACTTGATTTATCACAAAAGCTTACAATAAATGAGAAGTCAAACTATCTTTTAGGATTGGTTTTAAGTGAGGATATAGCTTCTTTAGAAAAGAATGGATATTTAACAAAATATAAAAAAATAATAATAGCAGGTGGAAATATAATTGCCAAGGGATTGTTTGAACTTCTTTCAGATATGAACTTAGACAATGATATTCAGGTAATTATATCCTGTGAACTGGCAACGAGGGGAGCATTAAAAATCTGGGAAGAAAGTAAAAAGTAAGGTGGGATATTATGTTGAATAAGTCGACTTTGAAAACAATGGAAATACTTGAAAAAATTTCTAACTCAAAAAATGGAATGACAATAACACAGCTTTCAAAAGAGCTGGAAATTCCAAGAAGCTCTGTAGATGATATAGTAAAAGCTCTAGTTTCCAAAAAATATCTTTATTGCTCTGATGAAAGTTTGAAACTATACCAACTTGGAAATAAAATATTTGAACTTTCATTAAAAATGAGAGGAAAAAGAGAGGTTCTGGATATAGTAACACCATTTTTAAAGGAATTAGTTGATGAATTTAATGATACATTATTCTTTGGGTTAAAAGATGAAGATGATGTATTGTATCTTTCAAAAATGGAAAGCTCAAAGACTGTAAGGACTACGGCAGTATTAGGAAGCAGAAAATCATTGTACTATACAGGACTTGGAAAGGCTATCTTATCAACTTATTCTGAAAAAGATTTAGATGAATATATTGCCAGAACTAAATTAGAACCAAAAACTAACTATACAATAGTTGATTCTGAAAAATTGAAGGAAGATATTCTGAAGACTAAAAGAAGAGGATATTCAATAGACTACAGAGAAGGAGATGTGGAAGTTTCCTGTGTAGCAGCTCCAATATATCAGGATGGAAAAATATTTGGAGCGATAAGTTTAGCTGGTTTATATACAACAATAGATGAAGAGGAAACAAAAAGAAGAGGGAAGAAAATAAAAGACACAGCAGAGAAGATATCAGAAATTTTAAATTAAAGAAATTAGGAGGAGTGAAGATGAAAAGATTTTTAATGGTATGTATGTTTATTGTTTTGTCAACATTGGGATATGCTGAAAAAGTTATGAGAGTAGGGCTGGGGGTTCCAGAATCACATTTTGAATATAAAGGAATGGAGCTTTTTAAGAAAAATCTTGAAGAAAAAACAAACAAAGAGATAAGAGTAGAACTTTATCCATCGAATCAAATAGGGGTTGATCAGGAAGTTCTTGAACAAATAAAATTTGGAGCAGCACATATGAATCTGCCTGATCCAGCAGTATTAGGAACATTTGTAAAAGAATTTCAGTTTTTATCTTTCCCTTTCATATTTGATAGTCAGGAAAAAGCCATGGAAGTATGTAATGGTGAATGGGGACAGGAATTATTAAAGAAATTAGAAAAAGCAGGATATGTGGGATTAGGTTTTGGACCTTTTGGTTTTAGACATGTAACAAATAATGCAAGAGAAATAAAAACTTTAGAAGATTTCAAAGGATTAAAAATCAGAACAATGCAAAATCCTTTACACTTGAGAGTATTTAGAGCTTTAGGAGCAAATCCTACACCAATGCCTTTCAGTGAATTATTCTCTGCTCTTCAACAAGGAGTTGTTGATGGACAAGAAAATCCAATGATGAATATTTATTCTCAAAAAATTTCTGAAGTTCAAAAATATGGAACAATGACAGGGCATGTTTACAGCTGGGTTGTACTAGTAGTGGGAAAAAATTTCTATGATTCATTGACACCAGAACAACAAACTATAATGCAGGAATCTGCTGATATAGCTATAGCTTATATGGCAGAATCAGTGGCAAAAGATGATGAAACAGCAAGAGAAGAAATGGCAAAAACAGGGTTAGTATTTGTAGAACCTTCTGAAGAGTTTAAAACAAAAATAAAAGAGATAGTAGCTCCAATATTAGAAAAAGAAGGAGATAAAATCAATAAAGATATGTATAAAAAACTTAAAGAAGCAACAAAATAAATTTTTGATGAATAGGAGATAAAGATGGGCGAAAGAAAAGAATTTGAGTACTATGTAATAACTGGAGCAATGTTGTTGCTTGTACTTATGGGAGTGCTGCAAATATTATTCAGATTTGTTCTCAATTTTTCTTTATCATGGACAGAGGAATTAAGCAGATATTTATTTATCTTAATGGTCTATACTGGAGCTTCATTGGCTCTGAAAAGAAAAAAACATGTTAGAGTGGAATTGATAGATATTTATGTAAAGAGCAAAATAAAAAAATATATTTTTATATTTAATGATATAGTAATGATTTGGTTGTTATTGTTAGTAGGATATGCAGGATTGAAAATTTCGATGACAACATATGAGATGGAGCAGTTATCTCCTGCTTTGGGGCTACCTATGTATTTAGTTTATGGAATAATTCCACTGACTTTCTTATTTGGAGCTTGCAGAGCTTTCCAAGTTTTGATTGCTGAAATCAAAGGAGGGAAAGAATAAAAATGCAGATATTTATGATAATGATGATGGTATTTATAATTGCCATATTTATAGGAATTCCTATTGCATACTGTATAGGTATTTCTGGGTTGGTAGGATTGTTTATTAGTGGAATAAGTGTAGAATTTGTAGCCAAAACAGTTTTTACAGGATTGGATAGTTATACATTTCTAGCTATACCAATGTTTATCCTTGCAGGACTGATAATGGAAAAAGGGGGAATATCTAATAGGCTGATAAAGCTTGCCACTTCATTAGTAGGAAATGTTTATGGAGGGTTGGGAATAATAACAGTTATAGCTTGTTTCTTCTTTGCTGCTATTTCAGGATCTTCTCCAGCAACAGTTGCAGCTATTGGAGCAATGATGATTCCAGCTATGAAGGAAGAAGGATATGATACAGCATTTGCAGGAGCTTTAACAGCAGCTTCTGGTTCTATGGGAGTATTGGTTCCTCCATCAGTTACAATGATAATATATGCAATTACAGCAGAGGTGTCAATAGGGGAATTATTTCTTGCAGGATTTGTACCAGGAGCACTTTTGACAGTATGTCTGATAGTTACAGTGTATATAATAGCTAAAAAGAATAATTACAGAAGTAAAAAAGTTGAAAGATTATCAGGTAAAGATTTTCTTAAAGCAGTTTGGGATGCTAAGTGGTCAATGCTGATTCCTTTTATAATTCTTGGAGGAATTTATAGTGGAATATTCACAGCAACTGAATCTGCAATTGTAGCAGTTGTTTATGCTTTAGTAATAAGTATATTTGTTCATAAGGAGTTAAAATTCTCACAAGTACCTGGTATAGTAGCACAAGCAGCTTTGACAACATCTACTGTAGTAATAATTTTAGGGTTTGCAATTGCATTTGCAAGATATTTAACAATGGCACAAATTCCACAGGAGTTTGCAAAAGAAATATTGAGATTAACAAATAATGTATATGTAATATATCTAATGTTTATAGCTTTAGCATTTGTAGCTGGAACTTTTATGGCAATAGAAGCACAAATTTTAATTTTTACACCAATGTTTCTTCCTATTTTGAAAAACTTAGGAGTAGATCCAATACATTTTGGAATAATCTTTATAATTTCAGCACAGATAGGATTCTTAACACCACCAGTTGGAGTAAATCTATTTGTTGCACAAGGAATATCGAATTGTTCAATAGTAGAGCTTTCTAAGAGGATACTGCCATTCTTGGCTGCAATGACTTTTGCACAAATGGTACTGTTGATATTCCCAGATATTGTAATGTGTTTGCCTAGACTGTTTTTTTAAGGAGATGAAATAGAAAATGGAAATAACAAAGTATGAATTATTTGAAATCCCACCAAGATGGCTATTTTTAAAGATAGAAACTGACACAGGATTAGTTGGATGGGGAGAACCAGTAGTAGAGGGAAGAGCAAGTACTGTAAAAGGTGCAGTAAAAGAATTAATGGATAACTATATGATCGGAAAAAATCCACTGGCAATAGAAGATCACTGGAATGTATTATACAGAGGGGGATTTTATAGAGGAGGAGCTATTATGATGAGTGCCCTTGCTGGAATAGATCAAGCCCTTTGGGATATAAAAGGAAAATATTTAAATCAGCCAGTGTATGAATTAATGGGTGGAAAATGCAGAGATAAAATGAAGGTTTATTCTTGGATAGGTGGAGATAGGCCCAATGATGTAGCAGCAGCAGCTAAAGAAAAGCAGGAACAAGGATTTACAGCAATAAAAATGAATGCTACAGAGGAATTACAATTTATTGATTCATATGAAAAAATAGATGCTGTATTAGAAAGAGTAGCTGCTATAAGAAAGGCAACTGGAAAATATTTTGGTATTGCTGTAGATTTTCATGGAAGAGTACATAAACCAATGGCTAAAATATTAGCTAAGAAATTGGAAGAATATGACTTAATGTTTATTGAAGAACCAGTTTTATGTGAGAATAAAAAATCTTTTAGAGATATTGCCAATGCTACTTCTATTCCAATAGCAACAGGAGAAAGACTATTCTCAAGATGGGATTTTAAAGATATATTATCTAGTGGATATGTAGATATAATACAGCCAGATTTATCACATGCTGGAGGAATTACAGAAGTTAAAAAGATTGCTTCAATGGCAGAGGCATATGATATAGCAGTAGCTCCACATTGTCCATTAGGGCCAATAGCACTTGCTGCTTGTCTTCATTTAGATGCTACAACATATAATGCTGTAATTCAAGAACAAAGTATGGGTATACACTATAATAAAGGTAAGGATGTTTTAGACTATGTAAAAAATAAAGAAGATTTTAAATTTACAGAAGGATATGTAAATATTTGCTCAAAAGCAGGATTAGGAGTAGATGTTAATGAAGAACTTGTAAGAGAACTTTCAAAAGTTCCTCATAACTGGAAAAATCCTATATGGAGACATAAAGATGGATCATTTGCTGAATGGTAAAAAGAAAAAGATAGGTGGATTTTCACCTATCTTTTTGCATTTATCTTTATATATCCAGTATTATTTTATTCAAAACTTCTAAAGGTGACAGATCACGAAACTCATCTCTCAGCTTTTTTTCTTTTGCTTCTATTTCCTCTTTTTCTTCTGGAGTAAGAGCATTAGGGTCATACTCTGGAGGAGCCATATATTTTCTTATACTATATTTTGATACTATCCTGTCAACAGGATCAAAATATATTGTAAGAATAGTTTCTTCCAGTTCATCTTCTTTTTTCAATATTTTTTCAGGCAGAAGTTTTTTTAATATTTCTTTGTGTTCTTCAGTATTTTTTAAGTAATAGCTTCCATTGTGGTAAGTTATGCCATAGAATCTATTTTTTTTGGAAATAACGAAATCAGGTTTTCCAAAGAATTCCCTCATTTCTTTTTCAGTAGACCTGTATGGAATTATCACAGGGTTAAGAGATCTCTCAACATGAAAGACAAGCATTTTTTCTGTGATAGAAGAGCACCCAGTTAAGAAAATAATACAGATAATAGTGTATAGAAGTCTGGGAACTTTATTCAGTTTCAAGGGAATATCCTCCTTAAATTTTTATATAATCATCTATGAAGATTATAGCATAAAATTATGGCTTTTTTAGAAAATTTTAAAATAAAAAATACAAAAAAGAGAAATAAATATGGTATCATAATTAATAAGGTTAAGACAATAAAATTGGGGGATAAATCAAGTAAAATTAGAGGTAATATGAATAAATCAGGGGGAAACTGATATGAGGGAGAGAGATAGTTTAGAAAAAATATGGAAGGATATAGAAAAAGTATTTTTAAAAGCTATGGAAAAAGATGAAACAGTAAAAGAAAAATATGATTTTATCTGCAGAGAATATCAGAAATTTCTTAGTAATTACTTTGATTTTAAAGAGATAGCAGATAACCTTTTTGATGGTATTTATATTTCTGATGGAGAAGGGAAAACTCTCTTTATAAATGAAGCTTATACAAGGATAACTGGAATAACTAAAGAAGAGATAATTGGAAAAAATGTAAGAGATATCTTGGCAAAGGGAGATATTTATAAAGGAGCAGTAACTTTAGATGTAATAAAGGAAAAAAAACGAATCAATAATATTGGAAAAATAGTCAAGCTGGATAAAGATGTGTTGGTAACTGGGAGTCCGATATTTGATAAATATGGAAATGTGGAACTTGTTGTTATAAACAACAGGGATATAAGTGAATTAAAGGAACTGGAGAATAAGATTGAAAAATTGAAAAAAACCTCTTTGAAAGTAGATGAGGAGATAAAATTTTTAAGAAGCAGGCAAATGTCCAATAGAAAACTTGTATATAAAAGCGAAAAAATGAATTCTATATTTACTTTGATAAATACAATAGCTCCAACAGATGTAACAGTTTTGATAACTGGAGAATCGGGAACAGGGAAGGAATTAGTAGCAGATGAGATTTTTTATAAAAGTTTTAGGAAAGACAAGCCTTTTATTAAAGTGAATTGTGCTGCTATTCCAAGTGAATTATTAGAAGCGGAATTGTTTGGATATGAAGGGGGAGCATTCACAGATTCTAAGAAAAGTGGAAAAATAGGAATGTTTGAATTGGCAAATGAAGGGACTATTCTATTGGATGAAATAGGAGATATGCCTATAAAATTACAGACTAAGCTTCTAAGAGTGCTACAGCAGAAAGAAATTATGAAACTGGGAGGAACACAGCCTATAAAACTAAATATAAGGATTATAGCTTCTACTAACCAAAATTTAAAAGAGCAGATAAAAAATGGAAAATTTAGGGAAGACTTGTTCTATAGATTGAATGTAGTTCCAATAGATATAGAGCCTTTAAGAAAAAGAAAAGAAGATATACCAGAACTAATATTTGAATTTTTAAATATATTCAATAAAAAATATAATAAAAATACCAAAATAGATAAAGAGGCTATAGAGCTTCTTGTAAAATATAAATGGCCTGGAAATATCAGAGAATTAGAAAATTTTCTTGAAAGAATGGTAGTAATAAATACAACAGGAATAATTACTGTGAGAGAAGTAGCTCCAATGATAGATAGTGATGATTTCTTTATGGAAGTAAGTGATTATGATTTGAAAAAAGCAGTA encodes:
- a CDS encoding pyridoxamine 5'-phosphate oxidase family protein, which gives rise to MFIDVFIDVLSHNGVVSITTWADNSVHVSNTWNKYLQIVDNKILIPAAWLHKTEKNIKINNQVIITLGSPDVQGKIGMGTGFVVEGTATFLDSGKEYDMMKEKFPFLTRVLEITPKNIRQTI
- a CDS encoding TRAP transporter small permease; the encoded protein is MGERKEFEYYVITGAMLLLVLMGVLQILFRFVLNFSLSWTEELSRYLFILMVYTGASLALKRKKHVRVELIDIYVKSKIKKYIFIFNDIVMIWLLLLVGYAGLKISMTTYEMEQLSPALGLPMYLVYGIIPLTFLFGACRAFQVLIAEIKGGKE
- a CDS encoding TRAP transporter substrate-binding protein, which codes for MKRFLMVCMFIVLSTLGYAEKVMRVGLGVPESHFEYKGMELFKKNLEEKTNKEIRVELYPSNQIGVDQEVLEQIKFGAAHMNLPDPAVLGTFVKEFQFLSFPFIFDSQEKAMEVCNGEWGQELLKKLEKAGYVGLGFGPFGFRHVTNNAREIKTLEDFKGLKIRTMQNPLHLRVFRALGANPTPMPFSELFSALQQGVVDGQENPMMNIYSQKISEVQKYGTMTGHVYSWVVLVVGKNFYDSLTPEQQTIMQESADIAIAYMAESVAKDDETAREEMAKTGLVFVEPSEEFKTKIKEIVAPILEKEGDKINKDMYKKLKEATK
- a CDS encoding TRAP transporter large permease, encoding MQIFMIMMMVFIIAIFIGIPIAYCIGISGLVGLFISGISVEFVAKTVFTGLDSYTFLAIPMFILAGLIMEKGGISNRLIKLATSLVGNVYGGLGIITVIACFFFAAISGSSPATVAAIGAMMIPAMKEEGYDTAFAGALTAASGSMGVLVPPSVTMIIYAITAEVSIGELFLAGFVPGALLTVCLIVTVYIIAKKNNYRSKKVERLSGKDFLKAVWDAKWSMLIPFIILGGIYSGIFTATESAIVAVVYALVISIFVHKELKFSQVPGIVAQAALTTSTVVIILGFAIAFARYLTMAQIPQEFAKEILRLTNNVYVIYLMFIALAFVAGTFMAIEAQILIFTPMFLPILKNLGVDPIHFGIIFIISAQIGFLTPPVGVNLFVAQGISNCSIVELSKRILPFLAAMTFAQMVLLIFPDIVMCLPRLFF
- a CDS encoding ABC transporter ATP-binding protein, giving the protein MFKIFKPFIPKAILASLFKMGEAFCDLSLPLIMAKIIDIGVSNKDLTYITKMGGTMVAIALGGYICSIFCNYFSVHTTQNFGASLRDKVFTKIQSFNFVHLNKFTQASLITRMTKDVDQIMNMFLMCIRMVLRGLVTGIGAVIMAVTINPVLAVIFIFIVPTIVGTTMYYMKKSFGIYAEVQKKLDNLTLVMRENLTGIRVIRALSKEKIEAERFKEKNDDLKLKTIEADNLMASKLPFITLVMNIGVVAVLWFGGLRVNYGKMHLGEVVAFINYLNMLLFSMNALSFLFTLYSRTAISYRRVKEVLFEDVINMSEEEFERIFTDTVIEFKNVSFSYDNTDNYILENVNLKIKKGENIGIIGGIGSGKTSLIALIPKFYEVTKGEVLIDGINVNKYKEKELRDKIGIVMQKSFLFSQSIEQNIKWGNEKASEEAVKNVISIVQGKDFVEKLPEQYKTEVTKGGTNFSGGQKQRLSIARTLIKEPEILIFDDSFSALDFITEYNLKNELKNYLKNTTILTISQRVASLMKMDKIIVMDNGKVVGFDSHAALAENCEVYREICESQEICIPGGSYCEV
- a CDS encoding MATE family efflux transporter, with the protein product MLDKLKLDKRFIKTLLVLAVPIILQSLVTASLNLLDNLMIGSLGENEIAAVGISNQFYMVYYYSIMGITLGAGIFMSQFWGKKDISSIHKFLGISLVFGMGATIFFALAAFFIPDKIMSIFTKEAVVISLGRDYLRVVALSYIFTTVSLAFAASLRSIGQTKVPMYGSLVGLMFNGILNYIFIFGKFGAPAMGVAGAALGTTVSRCMELSFILFIIYKNKNIVAGSLSQLLDFDFSLVIKFFKTATPVIFNDVMWIGGITAYFVAYSKLGTNATATMQIANTINNVFNIFGIGIASASAILIGNKIGAGLEEEAKQDALKISVFGVMIGVIIGAVFFAVAPLIAMLFKITPETYHNVIIVLRIMAAALPLRFFGIVQIIGVLRGGGDVLYAIMTELIAVWCIGVPLSFLGAVYFKFPIIFVYLMVCLEEPFKVAATIPRLRSGKWIKNLIR
- a CDS encoding cold-shock protein; its protein translation is MKGTVKWFNQEKGFGFITGEDGKDIFAHFSQIQKDGFKTLNENEEVTYDVIEGQKGPQAANIKTK
- a CDS encoding IclR family transcriptional regulator, with the translated sequence MLNKSTLKTMEILEKISNSKNGMTITQLSKELEIPRSSVDDIVKALVSKKYLYCSDESLKLYQLGNKIFELSLKMRGKREVLDIVTPFLKELVDEFNDTLFFGLKDEDDVLYLSKMESSKTVRTTAVLGSRKSLYYTGLGKAILSTYSEKDLDEYIARTKLEPKTNYTIVDSEKLKEDILKTKRRGYSIDYREGDVEVSCVAAPIYQDGKIFGAISLAGLYTTIDEEETKRRGKKIKDTAEKISEILN
- a CDS encoding 2-dehydro-3-deoxygalactonokinase — protein: MKKIVTIDAGTSNLRIRIVEGKNIIFERKENYGVKIGKEKFENELYKLLKECIRENRIEKEEIECVIASGMITSSLGLMEIEHLHVPVSLEKFSKNIKKVKFFEFEIYLITGIKVEKEYFKDEHLKSIDVIRGEEVEVFGILEEIKVEEPVLVILPGSHNKFIEISDGNIVDLLTTMSGEIYDVMTKYTILKTSVDEKFADKIEKKYLSLGNKAGRKYGINQGSFMLRGLDLSQKLTINEKSNYLLGLVLSEDIASLEKNGYLTKYKKIIIAGGNIIAKGLFELLSDMNLDNDIQVIISCELATRGALKIWEESKK
- a CDS encoding bifunctional 4-hydroxy-2-oxoglutarate aldolase/2-dehydro-3-deoxy-phosphogluconate aldolase, which encodes MYEELLKTLREEKIVAILRDVPLEKFEDTLDILKEEGIKILEITLNSKDVEKQFEIVNRKYSNDFIIGAGTVVTLKGLDFAAKNGAKFILTPNLDEEILKEAERIGMFCVCGFFTASEAMKAKKYSCCKILKLFPAGEIPFSYLKSLRGPINDLECMAVGGVNRNNVSEFLKAGFSCLGIGSSLVDNKLIKAEKFDELRENIIAIKKAAESF